The following coding sequences lie in one Pseudomonadota bacterium genomic window:
- the flgA gene encoding flagellar basal body P-ring formation chaperone FlgA, with protein sequence MNSFVRATIIIICLLAFGAISEAGSNGNHRGAKISNDSSQTISEAVFRKAYNKFISSHLKKPNDDILLSRFTVSGNKALPAGKVSLNLFKKGSEELKGYVRLIAIVSVDDIPKTEVKLSGWVDVFDSVVCASSNLNKGDIIAEEDIHLERINISRLKSDTFKDIDQAIGLMAKHDISENACLKDWMLKKTPIVSKGDMVTILAEHGSIKVTAPGRILEKGYKGDYIRVQNAMSKKSVYAKVINGSIVTVNF encoded by the coding sequence ATGAACAGCTTTGTTCGCGCAACCATTATCATTATATGTCTTTTGGCTTTTGGAGCAATTTCTGAAGCCGGGTCAAATGGCAATCACCGGGGGGCAAAGATCTCTAATGATTCCAGCCAGACTATATCCGAAGCCGTATTCAGGAAAGCTTATAATAAGTTTATCAGTTCCCACCTTAAAAAACCAAATGACGATATTCTTTTGTCCAGATTCACTGTAAGCGGCAACAAAGCGCTGCCAGCCGGAAAAGTATCTTTGAACTTATTCAAGAAAGGTAGTGAAGAACTTAAAGGATATGTGCGATTGATTGCCATTGTCAGTGTGGATGACATACCAAAAACGGAAGTTAAACTTTCGGGCTGGGTTGATGTGTTCGATTCTGTTGTGTGCGCTTCTAGTAATTTAAATAAGGGAGACATTATTGCTGAAGAAGATATACACCTTGAAAGAATAAACATATCCCGTCTTAAATCAGATACTTTCAAAGATATAGATCAGGCAATCGGTCTTATGGCCAAGCACGATATAAGTGAAAATGCTTGCCTTAAAGATTGGATGCTGAAGAAAACACCGATTGTCAGCAAGGGAGATATGGTTACAATACTTGCGGAGCATGGAAGCATAAAAGTAACAGCACCCGGAAGAATTCTGGAAAAAGGTTATAAGGGTGATTATATCAGAGTTCAGAATGCGATGAGCAAAAAGAGCGTTTATGCAAAGGTTATTAACGGCTCTATCGTTACTGTAAATTTTTGA
- the flgG gene encoding flagellar basal-body rod protein FlgG, translating into MLRGMWSAASGMDAQKMMIDVISNNLANVNTVGFKKSRPDFQDLMYQTMSQGGSTTASGDQIPGGIQVGMGTMPVSVQKMFIQGDFKESKNELDMAIEGKGFFKVISNDEEVYTRAGNFKMDKDGNVCTSNGEKLQPAMSIPTDAISISIDGTGTVTTFDSSGTGNVVGVIELYSFANPAGLFSKGHNLYGKTDASGEAISGTPGSEGLGTIAQGFIEMSNVDVVEEMVAMIMAQRAYEVSSKSIQTADNMLQMANNIKR; encoded by the coding sequence ATGTTAAGGGGAATGTGGTCGGCTGCATCCGGAATGGATGCACAGAAAATGATGATTGATGTTATTTCAAATAATCTTGCCAACGTTAATACCGTAGGGTTCAAGAAAAGCAGACCTGATTTTCAGGATCTTATGTATCAGACTATGAGTCAGGGCGGATCAACAACTGCTTCCGGAGATCAGATCCCAGGAGGCATCCAGGTCGGTATGGGAACAATGCCGGTCAGTGTTCAAAAAATGTTTATACAGGGGGATTTCAAGGAATCAAAAAATGAACTGGACATGGCCATAGAAGGGAAAGGGTTTTTCAAAGTTATAAGTAATGACGAAGAAGTTTATACCAGGGCAGGCAATTTCAAAATGGATAAGGACGGAAACGTTTGCACTTCTAACGGAGAAAAATTACAGCCTGCAATGTCAATCCCTACCGATGCCATATCAATAAGTATTGACGGGACCGGAACGGTGACTACTTTTGACTCCTCCGGAACAGGAAATGTAGTTGGAGTGATTGAGTTATATTCTTTTGCGAATCCGGCTGGTCTTTTCAGCAAGGGACATAATCTTTATGGAAAAACCGATGCCTCCGGTGAAGCTATATCAGGTACCCCGGGTTCGGAAGGATTGGGCACAATCGCGCAAGGGTTTATAGAGATGTCGAATGTGGATGTAGTAGAAGAAATGGTGGCTATGATTATGGCCCAGAGAGCTTATGAGGTGTCCAGTAAATCGATTCAAACTGCAGACAATATGCTGCAGATGGCAAACAACATCAAGAGGTAG
- a CDS encoding flagellar hook-basal body protein yields the protein MISSNYNLVGGSLIQQIRFDTLSNNLANINTNAFKQDIVSFDQNLSKNISAIDLSSGPVVYTGNSLDVALENQGFFKIQTPNGIKYSRDGSFGLNKDGMLVNRNGDQVLGENGPITITGRDIAIGGDGRIIEDGSPGDKIFIVDIKDSKLLKKEGMNYFIYTGNEKDIKSAEKASLKQGYIEKSNVNVTEEMVRMVETFRTYESIQKAIQSTDETTGKMVNDSELL from the coding sequence ATGATATCAAGTAATTATAATTTGGTTGGAGGTTCTTTAATACAGCAAATCAGATTTGATACTCTTTCAAACAATCTTGCCAATATAAATACAAATGCGTTTAAGCAGGATATTGTATCTTTTGATCAAAATCTTTCCAAGAACATATCTGCAATCGATTTATCTTCAGGCCCTGTTGTTTACACAGGTAATTCATTAGATGTTGCATTGGAGAATCAGGGTTTTTTCAAGATCCAGACGCCTAACGGCATTAAATATTCAAGAGATGGATCTTTTGGTCTTAACAAAGACGGGATGCTGGTTAACCGCAACGGGGATCAGGTCTTGGGAGAGAATGGCCCTATAACTATAACCGGAAGAGATATTGCCATCGGGGGAGATGGCCGAATTATCGAAGACGGCAGCCCTGGTGATAAAATATTTATAGTTGATATTAAGGATTCAAAACTTCTGAAAAAAGAAGGGATGAATTATTTTATTTATACAGGAAACGAAAAAGATATTAAAAGTGCGGAGAAAGCCAGTCTCAAGCAAGGTTATATAGAGAAATCAAATGTTAATGTGACTGAAGAGATGGTAAGGATGGTAGAAACCTTCAGAACTTATGAATCCATTCAAAAAGCAATTCAAAGCACTGATGAGACAACAGGCAAAATGGTCAATGATTCTGAATTGCTTTAA
- a CDS encoding EscU/YscU/HrcU family type III secretion system export apparatus switch protein, producing the protein MSSSNESDKAVALRYTPDREKAPRIIATGKGKLAEKIIQIAKENDIHIHNDPDLVEMLSQLKPDQEIPPELYMIVAEILAFVYSLSGKKLSG; encoded by the coding sequence ATGTCTTCAAGTAATGAATCCGATAAAGCAGTTGCATTAAGATATACTCCCGATCGTGAGAAAGCGCCGCGTATTATAGCAACAGGCAAGGGAAAGCTTGCGGAAAAAATCATCCAGATTGCAAAAGAAAATGATATCCATATTCACAATGACCCTGATCTTGTTGAGATGTTATCACAACTTAAACCGGATCAGGAAATTCCGCCTGAATTATATATGATTGTAGCGGAAATCCTTGCATTTGTCTATTCACTAAGCGGTAAAAAATTATCAGGGTAG
- a CDS encoding flagellar hook-length control protein FliK — MIEINGLPSSGVLIYDSDQPRSANTARFIKNEIIKGRVLKLLDSNTALINIKGRDFSARTQVPLKVGSEMTFKVEKLTPVPELRALGIQFVKPEAANISAILSALKDNLWKSVFDKISTVKGSTPEEISYSQIIDSLPKKLLKSGKTEYVKEIINRSGLFLESKLKQAIGPKPLEPEQIRQLIKNDIKGMLLGLISETDDEDAKQLLSVIKSLQLLHISGVEQERKMFIPLPLLLPDGHFCTAQLLFKLPKLLKDIPEESEENENPLKISLFLELSNLGPIKADFTLKGKTLYGMFGAAVAETVEILENSMESFRNTLLEKGFYIQHIECRLKEPEIINEPLIFNIIQTTENNVNLVG; from the coding sequence GTGATAGAAATTAACGGCCTGCCAAGTTCAGGAGTTTTGATTTATGACTCAGATCAACCGCGCTCGGCAAATACGGCCAGGTTTATTAAAAATGAAATTATTAAAGGAAGAGTTCTTAAACTTCTTGATTCAAATACTGCGCTTATCAATATAAAAGGGCGCGATTTTAGCGCAAGAACACAGGTTCCATTGAAAGTAGGTTCGGAAATGACCTTTAAAGTTGAGAAATTAACTCCGGTTCCGGAATTAAGGGCGCTTGGTATTCAATTTGTAAAACCCGAAGCTGCAAATATTTCAGCTATACTTTCTGCTTTAAAAGATAATTTATGGAAATCTGTATTTGATAAAATTTCAACCGTCAAAGGTTCGACGCCTGAGGAAATCTCATATAGTCAAATTATCGATAGTCTGCCTAAAAAGCTTTTGAAATCCGGCAAAACTGAATATGTCAAAGAGATTATAAACCGGTCCGGTTTGTTCTTAGAGTCGAAACTAAAACAGGCGATAGGGCCAAAGCCCTTAGAGCCTGAACAAATCAGGCAGCTCATAAAAAACGATATAAAAGGAATGCTTCTGGGCTTGATCTCAGAAACAGATGATGAGGATGCAAAACAATTATTATCAGTCATAAAGAGTTTGCAATTGCTTCATATATCAGGCGTTGAACAGGAAAGAAAAATGTTTATTCCTCTGCCGCTTTTATTGCCGGATGGTCATTTTTGTACTGCTCAATTGCTGTTTAAGCTTCCAAAGCTGTTAAAAGATATTCCTGAAGAGTCGGAAGAAAATGAAAACCCCCTGAAGATATCCTTATTTCTTGAACTTTCAAACCTCGGTCCGATCAAAGCGGATTTTACTTTAAAAGGCAAAACACTTTACGGAATGTTTGGAGCAGCAGTTGCCGAAACCGTAGAAATACTGGAAAATAGTATGGAATCTTTCAGAAATACTCTTTTGGAAAAAGGTTTTTACATACAGCATATTGAATGCCGGCTTAAAGAGCCGGAAATTATCAATGAACCACTCATATTTAATATAATTCAAACTACAGAAAACAATGTTAATCTGGTAGGATAG
- a CDS encoding FliA/WhiG family RNA polymerase sigma factor, with protein sequence MLTISAEINRYVEASQLNLEEEKESRREELIIKYAPLVKYISDRLAIRMPSHVLKDDLHSAGIIGLFEAIDNFDYSRGIKFETYASYRIRGAILDEMRKLDWVPRSVRKEIQQIESAITALQIKLDRTPDDEEIAQELGVSLEIYYKMANRTNNVHLLSLDEPSLNTSITPVSKMESDTPSPFDKIKKSELKKVIAASLENLPEKVQLVVSLYYFDELTLKEIAEIMGLTESRISQIHSKAIIILRTKLKAYFEG encoded by the coding sequence ATGTTAACAATAAGCGCTGAAATAAATCGATATGTTGAAGCTTCTCAACTTAACCTTGAAGAAGAAAAGGAAAGTCGCAGAGAAGAACTTATCATAAAATATGCGCCGCTTGTTAAATATATCTCCGACAGGCTCGCGATTAGAATGCCATCGCATGTTTTAAAGGATGATTTGCACAGCGCCGGCATAATAGGTTTATTTGAAGCGATCGACAATTTTGATTATAGCAGAGGGATCAAATTTGAAACTTATGCATCTTACAGGATAAGAGGGGCTATTCTGGATGAAATGAGAAAACTTGATTGGGTTCCAAGATCTGTAAGAAAAGAAATTCAACAAATTGAATCTGCTATAACAGCACTTCAGATAAAGCTTGACAGAACTCCTGATGATGAAGAAATTGCACAGGAATTGGGGGTCAGTCTTGAAATTTACTATAAAATGGCAAACAGGACGAATAATGTACACCTTTTAAGCCTTGATGAGCCTTCTTTGAACACATCGATTACACCGGTTAGTAAAATGGAATCAGATACTCCATCACCGTTTGATAAAATCAAAAAAAGTGAGCTTAAAAAAGTAATTGCGGCTTCTTTGGAAAATTTGCCTGAAAAGGTACAATTGGTTGTTTCGCTGTATTATTTTGACGAGTTGACCTTGAAAGAAATTGCAGAAATAATGGGATTGACTGAATCACGGATATCCCAAATACACTCAAAGGCTATCATCATATTAAGAACGAAGCTGAAGGCATATTTTGAAGGTTAA
- a CDS encoding MinD/ParA family protein: MDQATNLRQMVEIKSQNVFKLKKDKTAESGKNAKGPRVIAVASGKGGVGKTNIVVNLAIAFQRIGNRVLIFDADLGLANIDIIFGLNPKYNIENIINGEKELSEIIVKGPEGVDIIPASSGVQELSQLTEGQKINLLNEFDMLNRKYDLLLVDTGAGVSSNVMYFTLAADERMIVVTPEPTSVTDAYALIKILYFKYEVKNFYLLLNMVNDEKEAKSVYDKFVKVVNRFMGGISIEYAGFIPRDNLLREAVARRKPVMRAYPEAKSCNSFRLLANHISKRDKNMQIDGNIKFFWKRLIGGAPDVNNKR; the protein is encoded by the coding sequence ATGGATCAAGCGACAAATTTGAGACAAATGGTAGAAATTAAATCTCAAAACGTTTTCAAACTTAAAAAAGACAAAACAGCTGAATCGGGTAAAAACGCTAAAGGTCCCAGAGTTATTGCCGTTGCCAGTGGTAAAGGCGGTGTTGGTAAAACCAATATAGTTGTTAATCTCGCTATTGCTTTCCAGCGTATCGGCAATCGTGTTTTGATTTTTGATGCCGATTTGGGTTTGGCGAATATAGATATTATTTTCGGTCTCAATCCTAAGTATAATATCGAAAACATCATAAACGGGGAAAAGGAGCTTTCCGAGATTATTGTTAAAGGGCCTGAAGGCGTCGATATTATACCTGCAAGTTCTGGAGTTCAGGAATTGTCACAACTTACCGAAGGCCAGAAGATAAATCTCTTAAATGAGTTTGATATGTTGAATCGTAAGTATGATTTATTGCTTGTTGATACCGGCGCCGGAGTATCATCTAATGTTATGTATTTCACCCTTGCTGCTGACGAAAGAATGATAGTAGTAACTCCTGAACCTACTTCAGTAACTGATGCATATGCTCTGATAAAAATATTATATTTTAAATATGAAGTAAAAAATTTTTACTTACTACTGAATATGGTGAATGATGAAAAGGAGGCAAAATCCGTTTATGACAAATTCGTAAAAGTTGTGAACAGATTTATGGGAGGAATTTCCATTGAGTACGCCGGCTTTATACCTCGCGATAATTTATTAAGGGAAGCTGTTGCACGCAGAAAACCGGTAATGCGCGCTTACCCGGAAGCCAAATCGTGCAATAGCTTTAGGCTATTAGCTAATCACATTTCAAAAAGAGATAAAAACATGCAAATTGACGGCAATATAAAATTTTTCTGGAAACGACTAATCGGCGGAGCCCCCGATGTTAACAATAAGCGCTGA
- the flhA gene encoding flagellar biosynthesis protein FlhA: protein MEEVAGIKPGAASSSEILTAAGVIGILLVMIIPVPPMMLDFLLAINITLAVTIMLISMFTLTPLDFSIFPTLLLLTTLFRLSLNVASTRLILLHGNESTNAAGKVIMSFGNFVVGGNFVVGMIIFIILVIVNFIVITKGASRIAEVAARFTLDAMPGKQMSIDADLNAGMIDEKEARRRRTVIAKEAEFHGAMDGAAKFVRGDAIAGIIITLINILGGFIIGVVQKQLPIVDAAQNYTLLTVGDGLVSQIPALLISTAAGIVLSRSGSSDTMGKEFGAQFFAYHKAMYLAAGTIFLFGLIPGLPHFSFMVLSLFIAGGVYFYRNKMKTAEDAQAIESKDIETEAAPEVVEHLLMVDIMELEVGYGLIALVDKEQGGEFLDKVRSIRRQFAVELGIVIPPIHIRDNLQLNSSEYQILLKGVKIAGSDLMVNHYLAMDPGDATRKIEGIETCEPSFNLPAVWIPKAKKEEANIAGYTVVDNVTVMATHLTEIIRKHAWELMGRQEVQNLLNNLSKTYPKVAEELVPNLLSLGGVQKVLQNLLREQVGIKDMLTIVETLADYAPLTKDTELLTEYVRHKLARSIISPYLDEKGYLNLITISADIENILLKNIQKTEHGSYLAVEPNMADQLLESIKEQSEKAMMHNMQPILLSSPTLRRHLKKMVEYFIPSLKVLSHSELLSDMKFTSIGEVRLNSANS from the coding sequence ATGGAAGAAGTTGCAGGTATAAAACCAGGTGCTGCGTCAAGCAGTGAAATATTAACAGCTGCAGGGGTTATCGGAATTCTTCTGGTAATGATCATTCCGGTGCCACCTATGATGCTTGATTTTCTTCTGGCTATAAATATTACTCTTGCAGTTACCATTATGCTTATTTCCATGTTCACTCTTACACCGCTTGATTTCTCAATATTTCCAACATTGCTGTTGCTTACAACTCTTTTCAGATTGTCTTTAAATGTGGCTTCAACCCGGTTAATACTTCTGCACGGAAATGAAAGTACGAATGCAGCAGGAAAAGTTATTATGTCGTTCGGTAACTTTGTGGTAGGCGGCAACTTTGTAGTAGGTATGATTATTTTTATAATACTTGTCATAGTTAATTTTATTGTAATTACCAAGGGTGCTTCAAGAATCGCAGAAGTTGCAGCAAGATTTACCCTTGATGCAATGCCCGGCAAGCAGATGAGCATAGATGCCGATTTAAATGCAGGAATGATAGATGAAAAAGAAGCCAGAAGGCGCAGAACAGTTATAGCTAAAGAAGCTGAATTCCACGGAGCCATGGATGGCGCGGCTAAATTTGTCAGAGGGGATGCTATTGCCGGTATTATTATAACATTGATCAATATACTTGGCGGATTTATCATAGGTGTGGTTCAAAAACAGCTCCCTATAGTTGATGCTGCACAAAATTATACACTGCTGACTGTCGGTGATGGTCTGGTATCACAAATTCCGGCACTTTTGATATCTACCGCAGCCGGTATTGTACTTAGCAGATCGGGATCAAGTGATACAATGGGCAAGGAATTCGGAGCCCAGTTTTTTGCCTATCATAAAGCGATGTATTTAGCCGCAGGCACAATTTTTTTGTTTGGGCTTATACCGGGGCTGCCACATTTTTCTTTTATGGTACTTTCCCTTTTTATTGCAGGTGGAGTATATTTCTATAGAAACAAAATGAAAACAGCTGAAGATGCGCAGGCAATTGAAAGTAAAGATATAGAAACTGAAGCCGCTCCGGAAGTAGTTGAACATCTTCTTATGGTTGATATCATGGAACTCGAGGTAGGATATGGTCTTATTGCGCTGGTAGATAAAGAGCAGGGAGGCGAATTTCTTGATAAGGTCCGCTCTATTCGCCGTCAGTTTGCAGTTGAGCTTGGAATTGTAATTCCACCTATTCATATCAGAGATAACCTTCAGCTAAACTCCTCCGAATATCAAATTCTTCTTAAAGGCGTAAAAATTGCGGGATCTGATTTGATGGTAAACCATTATCTTGCAATGGATCCCGGAGATGCAACCAGAAAAATTGAAGGAATCGAAACTTGTGAACCTTCCTTTAACCTGCCTGCCGTCTGGATTCCGAAAGCCAAAAAAGAAGAAGCAAATATAGCCGGTTATACCGTTGTTGATAATGTAACCGTAATGGCGACTCATTTAACCGAGATTATCAGAAAGCATGCGTGGGAACTTATGGGACGGCAGGAAGTGCAAAATCTTTTAAATAATCTCAGCAAAACATATCCGAAAGTAGCTGAAGAGCTGGTGCCGAACCTGCTTTCTTTGGGTGGGGTGCAAAAAGTATTGCAAAATCTGTTAAGAGAACAAGTTGGAATAAAAGACATGCTGACCATTGTAGAAACCCTTGCAGACTATGCACCTTTGACAAAAGACACCGAACTTTTGACGGAATATGTCCGCCATAAACTTGCACGTTCTATTATTTCTCCTTATCTGGATGAAAAAGGATACTTGAATCTTATAACAATTTCAGCTGATATTGAAAATATACTTCTAAAAAACATTCAAAAAACCGAACATGGATCATATCTTGCAGTAGAACCAAATATGGCTGATCAACTTTTGGAATCAATCAAAGAGCAATCGGAAAAAGCAATGATGCATAATATGCAACCAATTCTTCTATCAAGTCCTACTTTACGCAGGCATCTGAAAAAAATGGTGGAATATTTTATTCCTTCATTAAAGGTATTGTCACATAGCGAATTATTAAGTGATATGAAATTTACGTCAATAGGAGAGGTTAGATTAAACAGTGCAAATTCATAA
- the flhB gene encoding flagellar biosynthesis protein FlhB, with amino-acid sequence MAEESTEEKTEKPTSKKREETRNKGEVAKSKELSSVVVLFSGLFAMGTFGSFMLSNIHELMKGIFSNPTINDQSVTGVLEFIQQFIFSFLVIIGPLLAAVFIGAVLSNVMQVGFMFSGEPIKPKFSKLNPLKGLKRLVSMQSLMELAKSIVKLIIIGVTAYLTIIHEMDNVSMLGELGIGSIFQYIFSIVFRIFLRCSIAMAVLAVLDYGYQKWEFEKKLKMGKQEIKDEYKKTDGDPLVKSRIKTIQMEMARKRMMQAVPEADVIITNPTHFAVALKYDSLNMNAPKLVAKGAGEIAGRIKSLAAEHNVPVVENKELARNIYKLVEIGSEIPTELFQAVAEVLAYIYKLKGKYNK; translated from the coding sequence ATGGCTGAAGAGTCAACCGAAGAAAAAACCGAGAAACCTACTTCTAAAAAAAGAGAAGAAACACGCAATAAAGGAGAGGTAGCTAAAAGCAAAGAACTTTCTTCTGTTGTTGTTCTTTTCTCAGGACTGTTTGCTATGGGAACATTCGGTTCTTTTATGCTTTCCAATATCCATGAATTGATGAAAGGAATATTTTCCAATCCAACGATAAATGACCAGAGCGTTACCGGTGTTTTAGAATTTATTCAACAATTTATTTTTTCATTTCTTGTGATCATAGGTCCTCTGCTTGCTGCTGTTTTTATCGGGGCTGTTTTGTCAAATGTAATGCAGGTTGGTTTCATGTTTTCGGGAGAGCCGATTAAGCCCAAGTTTTCAAAGTTAAATCCTTTGAAAGGATTAAAAAGATTGGTTTCCATGCAATCATTAATGGAGTTGGCCAAATCAATCGTAAAGCTTATCATAATAGGGGTAACGGCTTATTTAACAATAATACATGAAATGGATAATGTTTCCATGCTTGGAGAGTTGGGAATCGGGTCTATTTTTCAATATATTTTTTCCATTGTTTTCAGAATATTTTTGCGTTGTTCAATTGCTATGGCAGTACTTGCGGTACTTGATTATGGCTATCAAAAATGGGAGTTTGAAAAAAAATTAAAAATGGGCAAGCAGGAAATTAAAGATGAATATAAAAAGACAGACGGCGATCCGCTGGTCAAATCAAGAATAAAAACTATTCAAATGGAAATGGCCAGAAAAAGAATGATGCAGGCAGTTCCTGAGGCAGATGTGATTATAACGAACCCGACTCATTTTGCGGTTGCACTTAAATACGACAGTCTCAATATGAATGCTCCTAAACTAGTGGCAAAAGGTGCGGGTGAAATTGCCGGACGTATTAAAAGCCTTGCCGCAGAGCATAATGTGCCGGTGGTAGAAAACAAGGAGCTTGCCAGAAATATATACAAGCTTGTGGAAATCGGAAGTGAAATTCCGACTGAATTATTTCAGGCTGTAGCCGAGGTTCTGGCGTATATTTACAAATTAAAAGGCAAATATAATAAATAA
- the fliR gene encoding flagellar biosynthetic protein FliR has product MDLLNIQYSEIKIFLFILIRIGVILFMMPFFSSKVIPVMVKAGLTIILAIILFPVSGPYTAVYPDSPLGMGILIIGELIIGLILGLLVQLFFEGIRIMGQIAGMQIGFSIANVLDPQSGIQSSILSNIAYLLAIVLFLILNGHHIIFNAIRESFAIIQPGSVHINKQVFTEVLKRSGEMFSIAIQIGAPVIATILFIQIAFGLITRLLPQMNVMVVAFPVQIATGLIFFGISLWVMLHFIEKYLGNLNTQLIKTMFLING; this is encoded by the coding sequence ATGGATCTGCTTAATATACAATATAGCGAAATCAAGATATTTCTTTTTATCCTTATAAGGATAGGGGTTATTTTATTTATGATGCCCTTCTTTAGTTCCAAAGTTATTCCGGTTATGGTAAAAGCCGGTTTGACGATTATATTGGCTATTATACTTTTTCCTGTAAGCGGTCCTTACACGGCAGTATATCCCGACTCACCATTGGGAATGGGCATCCTGATAATCGGAGAATTGATAATAGGATTGATTTTAGGATTGCTTGTCCAGCTATTTTTTGAAGGTATCCGCATTATGGGTCAAATAGCCGGAATGCAAATAGGGTTTTCCATAGCAAATGTTTTAGATCCTCAAAGCGGTATTCAGTCTTCTATTCTTTCCAATATAGCTTATTTACTTGCCATAGTACTTTTTCTTATTTTAAACGGACACCATATAATATTTAATGCGATCAGAGAAAGCTTTGCAATCATACAGCCGGGTTCGGTACACATAAACAAACAGGTCTTTACTGAGGTTTTGAAAAGATCCGGAGAAATGTTTTCTATAGCGATTCAGATAGGTGCACCTGTAATTGCAACTATTTTATTCATTCAGATTGCATTCGGCCTTATTACCAGACTTTTGCCTCAGATGAATGTCATGGTAGTGGCGTTTCCTGTTCAGATAGCAACGGGTCTGATTTTTTTCGGCATATCATTATGGGTAATGCTGCATTTTATAGAAAAATATCTGGGTAATTTAAACACACAGTTAATAAAGACGATGTTTTTGATCAATGGATAG
- the fliQ gene encoding flagellar biosynthesis protein FliQ, translated as MSPDIVINYLQEAIKTTILVSLPILLIGLTVGLIISIFQAVTQIHEMTLTFVPKILAIFFGIMIFGGWMFGHIMTFTINAIEQIPNFIR; from the coding sequence ATGTCGCCTGACATTGTGATAAATTATTTGCAGGAAGCAATTAAAACAACAATATTGGTTTCACTTCCGATTTTACTTATCGGGCTTACGGTAGGTCTTATAATCAGTATTTTTCAGGCTGTAACTCAGATTCATGAGATGACGCTTACATTCGTGCCCAAAATACTCGCCATATTTTTTGGAATTATGATTTTCGGAGGTTGGATGTTTGGGCATATCATGACTTTTACAATAAACGCTATTGAACAAATACCGAATTTTATAAGGTAA
- the fliP gene encoding flagellar type III secretion system pore protein FliP (The bacterial flagellar biogenesis protein FliP forms a type III secretion system (T3SS)-type pore required for flagellar assembly.): MINKYINTATFMQSSKKGINNILFCSIIVAMLLILGAKSVAAADIALPSLLIGVESADNPEQVSVLIQILFLLTVLSLAPAILIMMTPFTRLAIVFSFLRQSIGTQQTPSNQIIAGLSMFLTFFIMMPQWQEINNNALQPYLEKRISQETAIKEAMLPIRKFMFKQTREKDLAIFVKMSKAEKPKTPEDISMATLIPAFVISELKTAFIIGFVLFVPFLIIDMVVASVLLSMGMMMLPPILISLPFKLMLFVLVDGWNLIVTSMVKSFL, encoded by the coding sequence ATGATAAATAAATATATAAATACCGCAACTTTTATGCAATCAAGTAAAAAGGGTATAAATAATATATTATTTTGTTCTATCATTGTTGCTATGCTGTTAATACTGGGAGCAAAAAGCGTAGCGGCAGCCGATATTGCATTGCCTTCATTGCTTATAGGCGTTGAGTCAGCAGATAATCCTGAACAGGTGTCAGTACTGATTCAAATCCTTTTTTTATTGACCGTTTTAAGCCTTGCGCCGGCTATCTTGATAATGATGACTCCATTTACAAGGCTTGCTATAGTATTTTCCTTTTTAAGGCAAAGTATTGGAACCCAGCAGACTCCATCAAATCAGATAATAGCCGGTCTTTCAATGTTTCTGACTTTTTTTATCATGATGCCGCAATGGCAGGAGATCAACAACAATGCTCTGCAACCGTACCTGGAAAAGAGAATTTCGCAGGAAACAGCTATCAAAGAGGCTATGCTTCCAATTCGTAAATTTATGTTCAAACAGACACGGGAAAAAGATTTGGCAATATTTGTAAAAATGTCTAAAGCCGAAAAGCCGAAAACGCCGGAAGACATTTCTATGGCAACACTTATACCTGCTTTTGTTATAAGCGAACTTAAGACCGCTTTTATTATCGGATTTGTTTTGTTTGTACCCTTTTTGATTATTGATATGGTTGTAGCAAGCGTTTTGCTGAGTATGGGAATGATGATGCTTCCGCCTATTCTGATATCATTGCCGTTTAAACTAATGCTTTTCGTTTTGGTTGATGGATGGAACCTGATAGTAACCTCCATGGTAAAAAGTTTTCTTTAG